From a single Cyclobacterium marinum DSM 745 genomic region:
- a CDS encoding HYC_CC_PP family protein codes for MKKTFSILIASFFLFANIGLAKSSHICMGSEMLNNFGLSAKHLECDMDSQEHLPSSQNQQEESKDQCCQNQFELIQLETDQTLKVSELSAPQIVFVAAFTQVFLLAEELVFIAVSTNSFDPPPIPSEDYTVLYQTFLI; via the coding sequence TTGAAGAAAACATTTTCCATATTGATCGCTTCCTTTTTTCTTTTTGCCAACATTGGCTTGGCAAAGAGCAGTCATATCTGTATGGGATCTGAAATGTTAAATAATTTTGGTTTATCTGCCAAGCATTTGGAATGCGATATGGATAGCCAAGAGCATCTTCCCAGTTCGCAAAATCAGCAAGAGGAAAGCAAAGATCAATGCTGTCAAAATCAGTTTGAATTGATTCAGCTTGAAACTGATCAAACCCTTAAAGTTAGTGAATTAAGTGCCCCACAAATCGTGTTTGTAGCGGCATTCACACAGGTTTTCTTGCTTGCAGAAGAATTAGTTTTTATAGCTGTTTCAACCAATTCTTTTGATCCTCCTCCCATTCCATCGGAGGATTATACTGTTCTATATCAAACTTTTTTGATTTAA
- the hisF gene encoding imidazole glycerol phosphate synthase subunit HisF, whose translation MLTKRIIPCLDIKDGRTVKGVNFVELRDAGDPVELGKIYADEGADELVFLDITATVEKRKTLVELVTKVAKTVNIPFTVGGGISTIDDVKALLNAGADKISINSAAVKNPDAVNALAREFGSQCIVVAIDTKRIDGIDFVHTHGGRRPTLLKTQEWAKEITERGAGEILLTSMDHDGVKNGFANDITSELSSMLSIPVIASGGAGNMQHFHDVFTAGKADAALAASIFHFKEIPIPELKSFLNEKGVNIRKML comes from the coding sequence ATGTTGACCAAAAGAATAATACCTTGTCTGGATATTAAAGATGGACGAACTGTAAAGGGCGTTAATTTTGTTGAGCTAAGGGATGCGGGAGATCCGGTAGAATTGGGCAAAATTTATGCAGACGAAGGAGCAGATGAATTGGTATTCCTTGACATTACAGCTACTGTAGAAAAACGAAAAACATTGGTAGAGCTTGTTACGAAAGTAGCAAAAACGGTAAACATACCATTTACTGTTGGGGGAGGTATTTCTACCATTGACGATGTGAAAGCGTTATTGAATGCCGGTGCCGACAAAATTAGTATTAATTCTGCAGCAGTTAAAAACCCTGATGCAGTGAATGCTTTGGCAAGAGAATTTGGAAGCCAGTGCATTGTGGTAGCGATTGATACAAAACGGATTGACGGGATTGATTTTGTTCATACACATGGAGGAAGAAGGCCTACCTTGCTAAAAACCCAAGAATGGGCGAAAGAGATTACCGAACGAGGTGCCGGAGAAATTTTGCTAACATCCATGGATCATGACGGGGTTAAAAACGGATTCGCCAATGACATTACTTCCGAATTGTCATCCATGCTTTCTATTCCTGTAATTGCTTCCGGTGGAGCAGGTAATATGCAACATTTTCATGATGTTTTTACAGCAGGAAAAGCAGATGCTGCATTAGCAGCCAGTATATTCCATTTCAAAGAAATACCTATTCCCGAACTTAAGAGTTTTCTCAACGAGAAAGGGGTTAATATAAGGAAGATGTTATAA
- the hisH gene encoding imidazole glycerol phosphate synthase subunit HisH produces the protein MEVAVIKYNAGNVKSVLYAMERLGVNATLTDDWETIKKADKVIFPGQGEASTAMKYLKERKIDKLIKELKQPFFGICLGLQLLCDYSEEYDTQCLGIFPIKVKKFPPLNKVPHIGWNNLENLKTPLLEGLDESAYVYYVHSYYAELNPKYTIATTHYINDFSAMLHKDNYYAMQGHPEKSSVVGEKILNNFLKL, from the coding sequence ATGGAAGTAGCAGTAATTAAGTACAATGCAGGGAATGTAAAGTCTGTATTGTATGCCATGGAACGTTTAGGGGTGAATGCAACACTTACGGATGACTGGGAGACCATAAAGAAAGCGGATAAGGTTATTTTTCCTGGACAAGGAGAGGCCAGTACTGCAATGAAATACTTGAAGGAAAGAAAGATTGACAAATTGATTAAGGAACTTAAACAACCTTTTTTTGGAATTTGCCTAGGCTTACAATTGTTGTGTGATTATTCTGAAGAATATGATACCCAATGTTTGGGAATTTTCCCCATTAAGGTAAAGAAATTTCCCCCTTTAAATAAGGTGCCTCATATTGGCTGGAACAATCTTGAGAACTTAAAAACCCCACTTTTAGAGGGTTTGGATGAATCGGCCTATGTTTATTATGTGCATAGTTATTATGCAGAACTCAACCCAAAATATACAATAGCTACTACGCATTATATCAATGATTTCTCGGCCATGTTGCATAAAGACAACTATTATGCAATGCAAGGTCATCCTGAAAAAAGCAGTGTTGTAGGTGAAAAAATTCTTAACAATTTTCTAAAATTATAA
- the hisA gene encoding 1-(5-phosphoribosyl)-5-[(5-phosphoribosylamino)methylideneamino]imidazole-4-carboxamide isomerase: MEIIPAIDIIDGKCVRLTQGDYNQKKEYSSDPTEVAKRFEDAGIKRLHLVDLDGAKAKRIINTEVLEGICKATNLHVDFGGGVQSDEGIALAFNLGAKQVTGGSIAVKNPALFSGWLTSYGGEKLILGADAKDKKIAISGWEETTEMDLIDFIKDYHSKGVQYVICTDVAKDGLLQGPSLELYKEIMQEIPEIKLIASGGVASVSDLDELNEAGVYGTIVGKAFYEGKISLEELSSFTQK; this comes from the coding sequence ATGGAGATTATTCCGGCAATTGATATCATAGATGGGAAGTGTGTTCGGCTCACACAAGGAGATTATAACCAAAAAAAGGAGTATTCATCTGACCCAACCGAAGTAGCCAAGCGATTTGAAGATGCAGGAATCAAGAGGCTACATCTGGTAGATTTAGATGGGGCCAAAGCAAAAAGAATCATAAATACCGAAGTGTTAGAGGGGATTTGTAAGGCAACAAATTTACATGTAGATTTTGGGGGAGGAGTACAGTCCGATGAAGGCATAGCCTTGGCTTTTAACCTTGGGGCAAAACAAGTGACCGGAGGAAGCATAGCAGTTAAAAATCCTGCTTTGTTTAGTGGATGGCTCACTTCCTATGGTGGGGAAAAATTGATTTTAGGTGCAGATGCTAAAGATAAGAAAATAGCTATTTCAGGATGGGAAGAAACTACTGAAATGGACCTTATAGATTTTATTAAGGATTACCATTCCAAAGGTGTTCAATACGTAATTTGTACAGATGTGGCCAAAGACGGTTTGCTACAAGGGCCTTCCTTGGAACTTTACAAAGAGATCATGCAAGAAATTCCTGAGATTAAATTAATCGCTAGTGGGGGGGTAGCTTCGGTGAGTGATCTGGATGAACTTAATGAAGCAGGGGTATACGGAACCATTGTAGGGAAAGCCTTTTATGAAGGAAAAATCAGTTTAGAGGAGTTGAGCAGCTTTACACAGAAATAA
- a CDS encoding gamma-glutamylcyclotransferase family protein has product MSYLFVYGTLRRGFDHPMADLLARSAEFFTSAYCQGLLYDLGPYPVFTYSNLPEVSVIGDVYLLHNEHEVLKVLDEYEGIGEDLETGINYERLKLEVFSEEGIKISAWAYLYLGTLDHLKPIVGGDYLKYFSSLNN; this is encoded by the coding sequence TTGTCCTATTTGTTTGTCTATGGTACATTAAGGAGAGGATTTGATCATCCCATGGCAGATTTGCTAGCGCGCTCAGCTGAGTTTTTCACAAGTGCTTATTGCCAAGGTCTTTTGTATGACCTAGGTCCTTATCCCGTTTTTACTTACAGTAATCTTCCTGAAGTTTCTGTTATTGGAGATGTCTATCTGCTTCACAATGAACATGAAGTATTGAAAGTGCTAGATGAATACGAAGGTATAGGAGAAGATCTGGAGACCGGGATAAATTATGAACGGCTTAAATTGGAAGTTTTTTCTGAAGAAGGGATAAAGATTTCCGCTTGGGCCTATTTGTATTTAGGCACCCTGGACCATTTAAAACCTATAGTTGGAGGTGATTATTTAAAATATTTCAGCTCTTTAAATAACTGA
- the hisIE gene encoding bifunctional phosphoribosyl-AMP cyclohydrolase/phosphoribosyl-ATP diphosphatase HisIE, with amino-acid sequence MENINIDFEKVNGLVPAIIQDEFSKEVLMMGYMNQEAIDESIKSGKVTFFSRTKGRLWTKGETSGNFLMIKNIEVDCDQDTLLITVNPIGPVCHTGNDTCFAHSNKGKTYFIDQLRKVIKERKENPSDKSYTTSLFNAGINKVAQKVGEEAVEIVIEAKDDNKELFMGEAADLLYHYLVLLEAKEYELDEVMEVLIKRHKK; translated from the coding sequence ATGGAAAATATAAACATTGATTTTGAAAAGGTAAATGGTTTAGTACCTGCCATCATTCAGGATGAATTTTCGAAAGAGGTATTAATGATGGGGTACATGAATCAAGAGGCCATCGATGAATCGATAAAAAGTGGTAAGGTCACTTTCTTTAGTAGGACCAAGGGGCGTTTATGGACCAAAGGTGAGACTTCCGGAAATTTTTTAATGATTAAAAATATTGAAGTAGACTGTGATCAGGACACATTGCTAATTACTGTTAATCCTATAGGTCCGGTGTGTCATACTGGAAATGATACCTGCTTTGCCCACAGCAATAAAGGCAAAACTTATTTTATTGATCAATTAAGAAAGGTAATCAAAGAAAGAAAGGAAAACCCATCTGATAAGTCATACACTACTTCCCTCTTCAATGCAGGCATCAACAAGGTGGCACAAAAAGTAGGAGAGGAAGCTGTGGAAATTGTGATTGAAGCCAAGGATGACAACAAAGAATTGTTTATGGGGGAAGCAGCAGATCTATTGTACCACTATTTGGTATTGCTTGAAGCAAAAGAATATGAATTAGATGAGGTTATGGAGGTTCTAATCAAACGCCATAAAAAATAA